In the genome of Parasteatoda tepidariorum isolate YZ-2023 unplaced genomic scaffold, CAS_Ptep_4.0 HiC_scaffold_2472, whole genome shotgun sequence, the window gaatcaaatttacaaagcaAAGAATCATAACATATTCTTAGCTATCACTAGCAGAAATTTTCCCCAAAAatgtagaaagttggcagccctgtaacaattttatattggGAAATAACATGTcaagtaacattttattttataaatgttgttgaacagtcgaccagaatttgggtttacgactactaatgttcaactcggtagccttgtaattttgcactcaatccagaagacaaggcaactccttgatcaagtattgggagacatttgccttagaggactttttgatggaaccaactcGCATTGCATTACATGGACAGGAAAaacacgagaacctcccacagttagcctgacggcaaggggattttaacccaggatctgtctaccactgaggatatttcacggcAGCACTGTGGTCAATGCAAGCTGGATTGACCAGTTATCGCTgtaattcgaacccggttcagcTCGTTGGagggcgaacactctatcccagAGCCATCGTAGCTCATGTCAAGTAATATTGTAGAGATTCAGAAAATCAATCTTAGAAGTCATAAAAAATTAGgaagtttttaagaaaacatttaaaaaagtaaaaaataaaaaaaacaagtgatATTTTAGAGATTGAGAAAACCAGTTTTAAactatatcaaaatattaaaagctgaTAAAGCatctttttgcaataaaaaccTACAGAATAAAGTAATATTCTATACTAGCACTCTACAAAACTCTTCAACTATTtcagtaacaataaataaaaacattgtataaaatacttttaatttacatttaaaatcataCATCAATAATGAAGCATCAATAACATTAAGCCTATACAGTTCCATGATATTTATGTTGGCtatgatttttaacaatattagaaaacatGTCACGGCAGCTGTGATTTAAATTGACAGATAACATCTTCAGCGAGTCTTCTGTACATAAATCAAGTACTCTATTAATACCAGATATTAAATGAacctgaaacaaaattaaaaaaaaatatatatatgtctgCATAAATTATCTTGATTCATATTCTGATATttctattaacatttttttaaccattgtttgaaattgttatggataaaaacaaatagtaatttaataacgaatgtgcaaaaataaaaattgttttaccttTATGCTAGAATCTAGAGTAATATCTTGAATACTGTCTAAATAATCAGCAACAAGGTAAGGTACTAGTTTggataattctattttatgtcTGGTGAGAACTGTCAAAAGTCTGTAAAGAATAATGAGCTGATTATAACAAGATAGGAATATTTGACAGAcgataataatacataaatctgatagtgaaaaaatttaatcttaaaattccTCTCTTTTTGACACcttcgtttaaatttattattctttctttaatttttttaaacaaaattatgataataaaatatcaatcattCAAGAGCACAATATGTtctgaaaatatagaaaataaaggattttctttatattgcaTACAAATTGGTCTATGTAAATTTTAGaacttgtatatatttttgttggaTAGTAAAGACTTTggatacataatttattttaacaaaattaacaatcttctttaaaaatacataatatttttttttaaaaatacaattttatttcttataacgTAAAAACAGGACTATAAAAACCTTTCAAAGATCAGGAAAATCATTacaatgatttaaatcagttaaaatgtaatcataattttttttaattactatatcTGAATATAATCATTTAGACTAAAGATAcccaaatttaatattgcagatctaatttagtaaattaagtaTAGTTTAATGGAAACATTTGTCTCAAcgcatttactttttaattagtgcttaaaatattacaatcaaCTCAACTATACTATACCACTCCCACAAGTCAGTGAGAACAGGGAAATACTGAAACTGTCaggggaattttattttaactttaaaaagaagggaaagttgtaatttttaacaaaaaacttggGAAATTCTTATATCATACCTggaaataattctaatatttaattacaattattttataaaattcacttttccatgtttccattctcattatattatgtttttgctcataaaatctatttaacattactaataaaaaaattcaaagttttctaattttatggtatggattttcattgaaatataccTGATCATGAAATACATTTCATTGAAACACCTGGAAAAGtctaggaattttttttctgaagtttagTGGGCACCATGTCTATTTATCGATCtattccaaataatttaaaaatattttattattgaaaatagatTGGAAAATTCAAagcatatcaaaaattataccTATCCATATTTTGAGCACACAGCTGCAGTTGATGTTGGCTATTTTTATCACAGTTGGAGATGGTGTCTTGAGATCCTGATTTCACAATGGATTTTAAGAGCAGTATAAAATTAAGGCAAAATTACACTTTTCccatattatataaatagaaaagaagataatgttaaatatcaaaatttttaaacatcagcACAGTTCAACAGGgcaagtaaaaaaacaaatttttgattgttttaaatttgttagacaatttatgaaatatctAGTGATACTTCATAACTAAATATAGCAGAAATAGGGGAATCGGCAATTTCCAACCTATGGAACACAAGCCTCGAGCATGTCGTGGTCAACGTCTTGACAACAGGGCaagtaaaaaaacaactaatttttgtttgttttaagttagttaggcaaattatgaaataaatagtgATACTTCATAACTAAATATAGCAGAAATAGGAGAATCAGCAATTTCGAACCCATGGAACACGAGCCTCGAGCATGATGTGGGCAACATCTTGGCTGTAGATGAATTTAGTATCATTCTGAACTATGTGAACGAGTAAAATATGAGcagtgatatttttatattatacaggGTTCATACAGAGATCTGAAGAAGAAATCCAAAGAGTCCAAAATTTTAAGGActtatcaaaagtttaaaaactttgtgtAAAAGATAActagacagttttttttaaattacaaagcaGTTATTATGAGgaacttgcaaaaatttatattttgcatattttttttctagcccttttgaaatatattttgactttGTCAAActtcatcaagaaaaataaaatttttacacataaatacactttccagtttcaaatattttaataaatcttgttaaagaataacataaaacctaccaatattataattttaatacacaaGAAAATCTaagacattttattcaaaaaaaatcacagtaaattattaattgagttTGCTtgtaacatgtaaaattaaaattattttttttcgtttcaagtttttcttaaactattagaTTTTGGCAGCTAAGTCATAGAATTCAGTTTGCCTGCTTGGACAGCGAATTTATCAGCGAACTTAGTAAGTTAACTATGCAACACAATAATCTAAAGAGTTTCTAAGGACTAACTTGGAAATCTAAGTAGTTCCAAGTACTCCTTGGagacttttttatttccaaggagTCTGTACGAACCCTGATTATATGAGGATAGAAATGCTCTAATGAATCAATATTTCCCCTAAAACAATTTAATCGAgacaatttttcattgaaagtaaatttaactttatattgttGATAttatacagggtatctgctaaatctagagtttttaaattcataactttCCATGACTTACCCAAGTTACTACTCAATATAGTCATGACTATGTGAACGAGTAAAATATGAGCAGTGATATttttcagggttgccactcaaatctggaaaaaaattccctgtgttttccctgtacatgtTATacgcaatatattaagaggaaacaacaattactgtgctcttgtgtcAGCTATAATgagctaactatatttattagtttcaattgctggaaaaacagctgaacatacttaaataatgctataataaagtaaatagttcagaatagctgaaatatcatggttaaatatcccacatattacgctttgagtggtcaccattttttaaaagacaaaaataaaaaaacaaaattccctgtattttcccagtttgtaaagaaaaaatcaattttccctgtattttccaggtcttccctgttctccctgtggagtggcaaccctgtttttatattatatgacGATAGAAATGTTCTAATGAATCAATTTTTCccctaaaacaatttaattgaaacagtttttcattgaaagtaaatttaactttatattgttAATATCATACAGGATATCTGCTAAATCTAGAGTTTTTAAATCCATAACTTTGCATGACTTACGCAAGTTACTACTCAATATAGTCAAAAGAAGATCGTAACGAGGCAACTTTTTTCCTTAAAGATAATCTTGTTTTATCTGAGCAATGCgttgcacatttttttaataaaccaatttaaacaaaaagcaataaaaaagaactgaactattaaataaacagtaaataaaaaacccAGCAGTTGAAAGTAACAAACATGCAaactagaataatttaaaaatatttaataatgttcgTTAAGCACATTTACAaagatggaattttttaatctgataaaattgaaatatgaatcACAATGTGTGATGTATTTAAATCACACAAATGCAGATCGTGATGAGAGATTTTTCAATCGCACGAATGAGGATCAcgatgtgtgatttttaaatcgcaCAAATATGGATCACaatgcgtaatttttaaatcacgtgaatgtAAATTTTGATCTGTGATTATAAATTCGCACAtttattcgaatatttttaaaatatttaataatgccTCTTAAGAACATttacaaagataaaattttttaatctgataaaattcaaatacgaatcacgatgtttgatttttaaaccaCACAAATGCAGATTGTAATGAAGGATTTTTGAAACGTGCGAATGCAGACCACGATgtgctatttttaaatcatgtcgATACAAATCGTAATATGGGATTTTCAAATTGCCAGACAGGATTAAGGGCTCCAATGCCCCAAATCCATGATTAACTGGGAGTTTCcatgatattttttagtatttatcacTCAAaatcatgactttccatgacaaTTTTCGATCAAGGTCGAAATCATTGGATTTTCaatgactttccaggtgtgcGGATACCCTGATTATAGAAACTGATACTTATTTAACCCTCACACAATAAAGTGGGGTCTATTATGAATCCCACTTTAACTAAGACAAAAACATTGTATGGTAGATCTCTATAACACAATTCTATAAACCATAAACTACATTAATTTTGCAATCTCTTAAAGCGAGCacaaattgataaatttgttgGATTTCACTTGCTCTTGATAATGCCACATGTTTCAATGTTTGCATTATAAAGATcttatactgtaaaatataagtagtattaattattaatcaaaaggatatttgaaacaaatgataaatatgCAGCCCTTGATGATAGAACAATACCAGGATGGTGTAGCAAAATATCATAAACAATATTCCAAATAGCTGTAAAAGCTTTTGTGAAATCTAAAACATTGGGTCCCATATGATCTAGTTTCACACTTAGG includes:
- the LOC122273119 gene encoding unhealthy ribosome biogenesis protein 2 homolog, which encodes MNQLCQSPYLLYMVKIPVFEFLHFLVKKRSSCIPKQCLIPCLHSCLSVKLDHMGPNVLDFTKAFTAIWNIVYDILLHHPGIVLSSRAAYLSFVSMLLKSIVKSGSQDTISNCDKNSQHQLQLCAQNMDRLLTVLTRHKIELSKLVPYLVADYLDSIQDITLDSSIKVHLISGINRVLDLCTEDSLKMLSVNLNHSCRDMFSNIVKNHSQHKYHGTV